The following coding sequences are from one Musa acuminata AAA Group cultivar baxijiao chromosome BXJ2-4, Cavendish_Baxijiao_AAA, whole genome shotgun sequence window:
- the LOC135611295 gene encoding homeobox-leucine zipper protein HOX32-like isoform X2, giving the protein MAMVVSGKETGKSQQAAALAMDSGKYVRYTPEQVEALERVYSECPKPSSLKRQQLIRECPILSNIEPKQIKVWFQNRRCREKQRKEASRLQTVNRKLTAMNKLLMEENDRLQKQVSQLVYENGYMRQQLHNTSVATTDTSCESVVTSGQHHHQQNPAPQHSQRDANNPAGLLAIAEETLAEFLSKATGTAVDWVQMVGMKTYAPTTLAAARDFWMLRYTTGLEDGSLVICERSLTPATGGPAGPPAPNFVRAEVLSSGYLIRPCEGGGSMIHIVDHVDLDAWSVPEVLRPLYESPKILAQKMTIAALRHLKQIAQETSGEVPYGGGRQPAVLRTFSQRLSRGFNDAVNGFADDGWSLLGSDGVDDVTIAVNSSPNKLLGSHVNTSAMFSTLGVGVLCAKASMLLQNVPPAMLVRFLREHRSEWADCGVDAYSAASMRASPYAVPGVRASSGFLGSQMILPLAHTVEHEEFLEVIRLEGHGFNQDDVILPRDMYLLQLCSGVDENAIGSCAQLVFAPIDESFADDVPLLPSGFRVIPLDPKTDSSTATRTLDLASTLEIGSGATACSVKETASNAYNLRSVLTIAFQFTYENHLQGNVATMARQYVRSVVASVQRVAMAIAPRPGCQIGVKHPPGSPEAHTLARWVSRSYRAHTGVDLFRVDSQASDSLLKLLWHHSDSIMCCSLKASPVFTFSNQAGLDMLETTLIALQDITLEKILDDGARKVLCSEFPKIMQQGHAYLPAGICMSSMGRPVSYEQAVAWKVSNEEDSPHCLAFMFVNWSFV; this is encoded by the exons ATGGCCATGGTTGTGAGCGGAAAGGAGACGGGGAAGAGCCAGCAGGCAGCCGCCTTGGCGATGGATTCGGGGAAGTACGTGAGGTACACGCCGGAGCAGGTGGAGGCGCTCGAGAGGGTCTACAGCGAGTGCCCCAAGCCGAGCTCCCTGAAGCGGCAGCAGCTTATACGAGAGTGTCCCATCCTCTCCAACATCGAGCCCAAGCAGATCAAGGTCTGGTTCCAGAACAGAAG ATGTCGTGAGAAGCAGAGAAAGGAAGCCTCTCGACTCCAAACTGTTAACCGCAAGCTTACTGCCATGAACAAGCTGTTGATGGAGGAAAATGACCGGTTGCAGAAGCAGGTGTCACAACTTGTTTATGAGAATGGCTATATGCGCCAGCAACTGCATAAC ACATCCGTAGCCACCACTGACACCAGCTGCGAGTCTGTAGTCACAAGTGGTCAGCACCACCATCAACAAAACCCAGCACCTCAGCATTCACAAAGAGATGCTAATAACCCAGCTGG CCTTCTTGCAATTGCTGAGGAGACCTTGGCAGAGTTCCTGTCAAAAGCTACTGGAACTGCTGTCGATTGGGTTCAGATGGTTGGGATGAAG ACATATGCGCCTACTACTTTGGCAGCAGCACGGGACTTTTGGATGCTGAGATATACTACTGGTCTTGAAGATGGAAGTCTTGTG ATTTGTGAGAGATCGTTGACTCCTGCAACCGGTGGTCCTGCTGGGCCACCTGCTCCAAATTTTGTAAGAGCTGAAGTTCTTTCCAGTGGTTACCTAATCCGACCATGTGAGGGTGGCGGTTCAATGATTCACATTGTTGACCATGTTGATTTAGAT GCATGGAGTGTACCTGAGGTTCTTAGGCCCTTATATGAATCACCAAAAATTCTGGCACAGAAAATGACAATTGCT GCACTCCGCCACCTAAAACAAATTGCTCAGGAGACCAGCGGTGAAGTTCCATATGGTGGGGGTCGACAACCTGCTGTTTTGAGGACTTTCAGTCAAAGATTGAGCAG AGGTTTCAATGATGCTGTAAATGGATTTGCTGACGATGGTTGGTCTTTACTGGGTAGCGATGGTGTTGATGATGTGACAATTGCTGTAAATTCTTCCCCGAACAAACTTCTTGGTTCACACGTGAACACTTCAGCCATGTTTTCAACCCTTGGAGTCGGTGTTCTATGTGCTAAAGCATCAATGCTGCTGCAG AATGTGCCACCTGCTATGCTGGTCCGGTTTCTGAGGGAGCATCGTTCAGAATGGGCTGATTGTGGTGTAGATGCTTACTCTGCTGCCTCAATGAGAGCTAGCCCATATGCAGTTCCTGGTGTTAGGGCAAGTAGTGGCTTCTTGGGCAGCCAGATGATACTTCCTCTTGCGCATACTGTGGAGCATGAAGAG TTCTTGGAGGTGATCAGGCTTGAGGGTCATGGTTTTAACCAAGATGATGTCATTTTACCGAGGGATATGTACTTGTTGCAG CTTTGCAGTGGAGTTGATGAGAATGCAATTGGTTCCTGTGCTCAGCTTGTCTTTGCACCCATTGATGAATCTTTTGCTGATGATGTTCCTTTGCTACCATCAGGTTTCCGTGTTATTCCGCTGGATCCTAAAACA GATTCTTCTACTGCAACACGAACACTTGATTTGGCATCCACGCTAGAGATTGGATCTGGTGCCACAGCTTGCTCTGTTAAAGAGACTGCATCAAATGCGTACAACCTGCGATCAGTCCTGACGATAGCTTTCCAGTTCACATATGAGAATCACCTCCAAGGTAATGTGGCAACAATGGCCCGGCAATACGTTAGAAGCGTGGTTGCTTCGGTGCAGAGAGTTGCTATGGCAATTGCACCTCGACCTGGATGTCAGATTGGAGTCAAGCATCCACCTGGTTCTCCTGAAGCTCACACACTGGCACGATGGGTTTCTCGGAGCTACAG GGCTCATACCGGAGTAGACCTCTTTCGAGTAGACTCGCAAGCTAGTGATTCATTGCTGAAACTGCTTTGGCACCATTCTGATTCAATCATGTGTTGTTCTTTAAAG GCTTCACCTGTGTTCACCTTCTCCAATCAAGCTGGTCTGGATATGCTTGAAACCACCTTGATTGCTCTTCAAGACATCACACTCGAAAAGATACTCGATGATGGTGCGCGGAAGGTGCTTTGCTCAGAGTTCCCAAAGATCATGCAGCAG GGCCATGCTTATCTTCCTGCTGGCATCTGCATGTCGAGCATGGGGAGGCCAGTGTCGTATGAACAGGCCGTAGCATGGAAAGTCTCGAACGAAGAGGATTCACCCCATTGTCTGGCTTTCATGTTTGTGAACTGGTCTTTTGTTTGA
- the LOC135611295 gene encoding homeobox-leucine zipper protein HOX32-like isoform X1, protein MAMVVSGKETGKSQQAAALAMDSGKYVRYTPEQVEALERVYSECPKPSSLKRQQLIRECPILSNIEPKQIKVWFQNRRCREKQRKEASRLQTVNRKLTAMNKLLMEENDRLQKQVSQLVYENGYMRQQLHNTSVATTDTSCESVVTSGQHHHQQNPAPQHSQRDANNPAGLLAIAEETLAEFLSKATGTAVDWVQMVGMKPGPDSIGIIAVSHNVCGVAARACGLVSLEPTKVAEILKDRPSWYRDCRCLDVVTVIPTGNGGNIELIYMQTYAPTTLAAARDFWMLRYTTGLEDGSLVICERSLTPATGGPAGPPAPNFVRAEVLSSGYLIRPCEGGGSMIHIVDHVDLDAWSVPEVLRPLYESPKILAQKMTIAALRHLKQIAQETSGEVPYGGGRQPAVLRTFSQRLSRGFNDAVNGFADDGWSLLGSDGVDDVTIAVNSSPNKLLGSHVNTSAMFSTLGVGVLCAKASMLLQNVPPAMLVRFLREHRSEWADCGVDAYSAASMRASPYAVPGVRASSGFLGSQMILPLAHTVEHEEFLEVIRLEGHGFNQDDVILPRDMYLLQLCSGVDENAIGSCAQLVFAPIDESFADDVPLLPSGFRVIPLDPKTDSSTATRTLDLASTLEIGSGATACSVKETASNAYNLRSVLTIAFQFTYENHLQGNVATMARQYVRSVVASVQRVAMAIAPRPGCQIGVKHPPGSPEAHTLARWVSRSYRAHTGVDLFRVDSQASDSLLKLLWHHSDSIMCCSLKASPVFTFSNQAGLDMLETTLIALQDITLEKILDDGARKVLCSEFPKIMQQGHAYLPAGICMSSMGRPVSYEQAVAWKVSNEEDSPHCLAFMFVNWSFV, encoded by the exons ATGGCCATGGTTGTGAGCGGAAAGGAGACGGGGAAGAGCCAGCAGGCAGCCGCCTTGGCGATGGATTCGGGGAAGTACGTGAGGTACACGCCGGAGCAGGTGGAGGCGCTCGAGAGGGTCTACAGCGAGTGCCCCAAGCCGAGCTCCCTGAAGCGGCAGCAGCTTATACGAGAGTGTCCCATCCTCTCCAACATCGAGCCCAAGCAGATCAAGGTCTGGTTCCAGAACAGAAG ATGTCGTGAGAAGCAGAGAAAGGAAGCCTCTCGACTCCAAACTGTTAACCGCAAGCTTACTGCCATGAACAAGCTGTTGATGGAGGAAAATGACCGGTTGCAGAAGCAGGTGTCACAACTTGTTTATGAGAATGGCTATATGCGCCAGCAACTGCATAAC ACATCCGTAGCCACCACTGACACCAGCTGCGAGTCTGTAGTCACAAGTGGTCAGCACCACCATCAACAAAACCCAGCACCTCAGCATTCACAAAGAGATGCTAATAACCCAGCTGG CCTTCTTGCAATTGCTGAGGAGACCTTGGCAGAGTTCCTGTCAAAAGCTACTGGAACTGCTGTCGATTGGGTTCAGATGGTTGGGATGAAG CCTGGTCCGGATTCCATTGGAATCATTGCTGTTTCTCACAATGTTTGTGGGGTAGCAGCTCGAGCTTGTGGCCTTGTGAGTCTAGAGCCCACAAAG GTTGCCGAGATTCTTAAGGATCGTCCATCTTGGTATCGTGATTGTCGTTGCCTTGATGTGGTTACTGTAATCCCCACTGGTAATGGAGGGAATATTGAACTTATATACATGCAG ACATATGCGCCTACTACTTTGGCAGCAGCACGGGACTTTTGGATGCTGAGATATACTACTGGTCTTGAAGATGGAAGTCTTGTG ATTTGTGAGAGATCGTTGACTCCTGCAACCGGTGGTCCTGCTGGGCCACCTGCTCCAAATTTTGTAAGAGCTGAAGTTCTTTCCAGTGGTTACCTAATCCGACCATGTGAGGGTGGCGGTTCAATGATTCACATTGTTGACCATGTTGATTTAGAT GCATGGAGTGTACCTGAGGTTCTTAGGCCCTTATATGAATCACCAAAAATTCTGGCACAGAAAATGACAATTGCT GCACTCCGCCACCTAAAACAAATTGCTCAGGAGACCAGCGGTGAAGTTCCATATGGTGGGGGTCGACAACCTGCTGTTTTGAGGACTTTCAGTCAAAGATTGAGCAG AGGTTTCAATGATGCTGTAAATGGATTTGCTGACGATGGTTGGTCTTTACTGGGTAGCGATGGTGTTGATGATGTGACAATTGCTGTAAATTCTTCCCCGAACAAACTTCTTGGTTCACACGTGAACACTTCAGCCATGTTTTCAACCCTTGGAGTCGGTGTTCTATGTGCTAAAGCATCAATGCTGCTGCAG AATGTGCCACCTGCTATGCTGGTCCGGTTTCTGAGGGAGCATCGTTCAGAATGGGCTGATTGTGGTGTAGATGCTTACTCTGCTGCCTCAATGAGAGCTAGCCCATATGCAGTTCCTGGTGTTAGGGCAAGTAGTGGCTTCTTGGGCAGCCAGATGATACTTCCTCTTGCGCATACTGTGGAGCATGAAGAG TTCTTGGAGGTGATCAGGCTTGAGGGTCATGGTTTTAACCAAGATGATGTCATTTTACCGAGGGATATGTACTTGTTGCAG CTTTGCAGTGGAGTTGATGAGAATGCAATTGGTTCCTGTGCTCAGCTTGTCTTTGCACCCATTGATGAATCTTTTGCTGATGATGTTCCTTTGCTACCATCAGGTTTCCGTGTTATTCCGCTGGATCCTAAAACA GATTCTTCTACTGCAACACGAACACTTGATTTGGCATCCACGCTAGAGATTGGATCTGGTGCCACAGCTTGCTCTGTTAAAGAGACTGCATCAAATGCGTACAACCTGCGATCAGTCCTGACGATAGCTTTCCAGTTCACATATGAGAATCACCTCCAAGGTAATGTGGCAACAATGGCCCGGCAATACGTTAGAAGCGTGGTTGCTTCGGTGCAGAGAGTTGCTATGGCAATTGCACCTCGACCTGGATGTCAGATTGGAGTCAAGCATCCACCTGGTTCTCCTGAAGCTCACACACTGGCACGATGGGTTTCTCGGAGCTACAG GGCTCATACCGGAGTAGACCTCTTTCGAGTAGACTCGCAAGCTAGTGATTCATTGCTGAAACTGCTTTGGCACCATTCTGATTCAATCATGTGTTGTTCTTTAAAG GCTTCACCTGTGTTCACCTTCTCCAATCAAGCTGGTCTGGATATGCTTGAAACCACCTTGATTGCTCTTCAAGACATCACACTCGAAAAGATACTCGATGATGGTGCGCGGAAGGTGCTTTGCTCAGAGTTCCCAAAGATCATGCAGCAG GGCCATGCTTATCTTCCTGCTGGCATCTGCATGTCGAGCATGGGGAGGCCAGTGTCGTATGAACAGGCCGTAGCATGGAAAGTCTCGAACGAAGAGGATTCACCCCATTGTCTGGCTTTCATGTTTGTGAACTGGTCTTTTGTTTGA
- the LOC103982242 gene encoding ferredoxin--NADP reductase, embryo isozyme, chloroplastic, giving the protein MAHALGALASVSPSVAADASLRKAGFKINNNLSYDNKLWIPLSSVNLKSRFSSTKYQCKVVSMSVQQTVQSKIPVQPLELENAKEPPLNLYKPKEPYTATIVSVERLVGPNAPGETCHIVIDHGGNVPYWEGQSYGVIPPGENPKKPGNPHNVRLYSIASTRYGDSFDGKTASLCVRRAVYYDAETGKEDPSKNGVCSNFLCDSKPGDKILLTGPSGKIMLLPEEDPNATHIMIATGTGVAPFRGYLRRMFMEAVPTYKFGGLAWLFLGVANSDSLLYDDEFTGYLKDYPDNFRYEKALSREQKNKNGGKMYVQDKIEEYSDEIFKLLDGGAHIYFCGLKGMMPGIQDTLKRVAEERGESWDTKLSQLKKNKQWHVEVY; this is encoded by the exons ATGGCGCACGCTTTAGGAGCTCTG GCATCCGTCTCTCCGTCAGTCGCAGCGGACGCGTCGCTGAGGAAGGCCGGATTCAAG ATTAACAATAATCTTAGCTACGACAACAAGTTATGGATTCCCTTGTCATCTGTGAATTTGAAAAGCAGATTTTCATCAACAAAGTACCAGTGCAAGGTGGTATCTATGTCTGTCCAACAAACTGTCCAAAGTAAAATTCCAGTTCAGCCTTTGGAACTCGAGAATGCCAAAGAACCCCCTCTTAATTTGTACAAGCCCAAGGAACCCTATACTGCAACAATTGTCTCAGTTGAGAGGCTCGTGGGCCCAAATGCCCCTGGTGAGACATGCCATATTGTAATTGATCATGGAGGCAATGTGCCTTACTGGGAAGGGCAAAGTTATGGTGTTATTCCTCCT GGTGAGAACCCAAAGAAACCTGGGAATCCCCACAATGTCCGTCTCTACTCTATTGCATCGACTAGGTATGGGGATTCATTTGATGGCAAGACAGCTAGTCTATGTGTCCGTCGTGCTGTTTATTATGATGCTGAGACTGGGAAGGAGGACCCATCAAAGAACGGTGTCTGCAGCAATTTTCTCTGTGACTCGAAGCCAGGAGACAAGATTCTGCTCACAG GACCCTCGGGAAAAATCATGCTGCTACCAGAGGAGGATCCAAATGCCACTCACATCATGATTGCAACAGGGACTGGGGTTGCTCCTTTCCGTGGATACCTTCGCCGCATGTTCATGGAAGCTGTACCCACTTACAAATTTGGTGGCCTTGCATGGCTCTTCTTGGGGGTTGCAAACTCTGACAGCCTTCTCTATGATGATGAATTTACCGGCTACCTCAAGGACTATCCGGATAACTTTAG GTATGAAAAGGCCCTTAGCAgagagcagaagaacaagaatggGGGAAAGATGTATGTCCAGGACAAGATCGAGGAGTATAGTGATGAAATCTTCAAGCTTTTAGATGGAGGTGCCCACATCTACTTTTGTGGTTTGAAAGGGATGATGCCTGGAATTCAAGATACGCTGAAGAGAGTTgctgaggagagaggagagagttgGGACACCAAGCTCTCTCAGCTGAAGAAGAACAAGCAATGGCATGTTGAGGTTTACTAG
- the LOC135611297 gene encoding WD-40 repeat-containing protein MSI1: MAKDEEEFRGEMEERLVNEEYKIWKKNTPFLYDLVITHALEWPSLTVQWLPDRDEPAGKDYSVQKMILGTHTSDNEPNYLMLAQVQLPLEDAEYDARQYDEEHGEIGGFGCAGGKVQIVQQINHDGEVNRARYMPQNPFIIATKTVSAEVYVFDYSKHPSKPPLDGACNPDLKLRGHNSEGYGLSWSQFKQGHLLSGSDDAQICLWDINSTPKNKALDALQTFKVHDGVVEDVAWHLRHEYYFGSVGDDHYLLLWDLRVPNNKPVKSVVAHQGEVNCLAFNPFNEWVVATGSTDKTVKLFDLRKLENALHTLDCHKEEVFQVGWNPKNETILASCCLGRRLMVWDLSRIDEEQTPEDAEDGPPELLFIHGGHTSKISDFSWNSCEDWVIASVAEDNILQIWQMAENIYHDEDDLPGDEPPKAS, translated from the exons ATGGCGAAGGACGAGGAGGAGTTCCGGGGGGAGATGGAGGAGCGGCTCGTCAACGAGGAGtacaagatatggaagaagaataCCCCTTTCCTGTACGACCTGGTGATCACCCACGCCCTCGAATGGCCCTCCCTCACCGTGCAGTGGCTCCCTGACCGTGACGAGCCGGCCGGGAAGGACTACTCTGTGCAGAAGATGATCCTCGGCACCCACACCTCCGACAACGAGCCCAACTACCTCATGCTCGCCCAGGTCCAGCTCCCCCTCGAGGATGCCGAGTACGACGCCCGCCAGTACGACGAGGAGCACGGCGAGATCGGCGGCTTCGGCTGCGCCGGCGGCAAG GTGCAAATAGTTCAGCAAATTAATCATGATGGAGAGGTCAACCGAGCTCGCTATATGCCTCAAAATCCTTTCATAATTGCGACAAAGACAGTTAGTGCCGAGGTTTATGTTTTTGACTATAGTAAGCATCCATCAAAGCCCCCATTAGATGGTGCATGCAACCCTGATTTGAAGCTGAGGGGTCACAACTCTGAAGGATATGGTTTATCCTGGAGCCAGTTTAAGCAAGGACATCTGTTGAGTGGTTCTGATGATGCTCAAATTTGTCTGTGGGACATTAATTCCACTCCTAAAAATAAGGCCCTTGATGCTCTTCAGACTTTTAAG GTACATGATGGTGTTGTTGAGGACGTTGCTTGGCATTTGAGGCATGAATACTATTTTGGTTCAGTTGGTGATGATCATTATCTGCTCCTTTGGGATCTCCGAGTGCCAAATAACAAGCCAGTCAAGTCTGTTGTCGCTCATCAAGGTGAG GTAAACTGCTTGGCATTCAATCCCTTCAATGAGTGGGTCGTGGCAACAGGCTCCACTGATAAAACCGTTAAATTATTTGACCTTCGGAAACTTGAAAATGCTTTACATACATTGGACTGCCACAA AGAGGAGGTTTTCCAAGTTGGTTGGAATCCAAAAAATGAGACAATTCTAGCATCTTGCTGTCTTGGTAGGAGGCTCATGGTGTGGGACCTTAGCAG GATCGACGAGGAACAGACCCCGGAGGATGCAGAGGATGGCCCGCCCGAGCTGCTGTTTATTCACGGCGGCCACACTAGCAAGATATCTGATTTCTCCTGGAATTCCTGTGAGGATTGGGTCATTGCCAGTGTTGCCGAGGATAACATCCTTCAAATATGGCAGATGGCGGAAAACATATACCATGACGAAGATGATTTGCCCGGCGACGAACCCCCGAAAGCCTCTTAG
- the LOC135611298 gene encoding GDP-L-galactose phosphorylase 1-like → MAPVNQFEDEYAYLKQNTSSEQSKSHQLSLRSIITNVYQLGIPTKTDGACGGLPCFEEGRHSLLDIVLLSQWEDHAWKGHLRYDVSSCQMKVITGGKKFIAQLNENWCINILMDLEKKIFQSLSPIRSSYMKTHREDVLFCVSCGEKEGSELVYSTVLPKDGILIIANANPVEYGHIFLVPYDVHQMPQFLDKRVLGLMSQITAEVANRSFHIFFDYDASRSLDHKCFQACYFADPLPVELLPTTAIYGNLLTTGLYIGEVADYPLKAVVFVSKNLKALVEIVGEMCSYLHDNGTAFSLLISDCGTRIFLFPQVYTLLGYRLSTWECGGYFVYDAKSDFNDVTEVDISKLLASVSLDVYNFKNLMQQCCNAAVKLIL, encoded by the exons ATGGCACCGGTCAATCAGTTTGAAGATGAATATGCGTATCTGAAGCAGAACACGAGCTCTGAGCAGTCTAAAAGTCATCAGTTGTCTCTACGAA gcATTATTACAAATGTTTATCAGCTTGGTATACCTACAAAAACTGATGGGGCTTGTGGGGGCTTACCGTGCTTCGAGGAGGGAAGACATAGTCTACTGGACATCGTCCTTCTCTCGCAG TGGGAGGACCATGCCTGGAAGGGTCATCTTAGATATGATGTTTCCAGTTGCCAAATGAAG GTGATCACTGGTGGAAAGAAGTTTATTGCTCAGTTGAATGAAAATTGGTGCATAAATATCCTTATGGATCTTGAGAAGAAGATTTTCCAGTCTCTGAGCCCTATCAGATCAAGTTATATGAAAACTCACAGGGAGGATGTACTCTTTTGTGTGTCTTGTGGAGAAAAGGAGGGCTCTGAACTTGTTTATTCAACTGTGCTGCCTAAGGATGGGATTTTGATTATTGCTAAT GCAAACCCAGTTGAATATGGCCACATTTTCCTGGTACCATATGATGTCCATCAGATGCCTCAGTTCTTAGATAAAAGAGTTCTTGGATTGATGTCACAGATCACTGCTGAAGTAGCTAACCGCTCGTTTCATATCTTTTTTGATTATGATGCTTCTAGAAGTTTGGATCATAAATGTTTTCAG GCTTGTTATTTTGCTGATCCTTTACCAGTGGAGCTTCTTCCAACCACTGCCATCTATGGTAATTTGCTCACAACAGGTTTATATATCGGTGAAGTTGCAGATTATCCTCTGAAGGCTGTAGTTTTCGTAAGCAAGAACTTGAAAGCATTAGTTGAAATTGTGGGGGAAATGTGTTCTTATTTGCATGACAATGGTACTGCATTCAGTCTGCTCATCTCTGACTGTGGCACAAGGATCTTTTTGTTTCCTCAG GTCTATACACTTTTGGGATACCGTCTTTCTACCTGGGAATGTGGTGGTTACTTTGTgtatgatgcaaaatctgattttAATGATGTCACAGAGGTGGACATATCAAAGCTTCTGGCTTCTGTGTCACTTGATGTCTACAATTTTAAAAATCTCATGCAGCAATGTTGCAATGCTGCAGTTAAGCTCATACTTTGA